The Desulfohalovibrio reitneri genome contains a region encoding:
- a CDS encoding DEAD/DEAH box helicase, producing the protein MRVPRSALRPLSADLQPEIEAGRIAYVAAAAKVAEVLEGSTSATDGHVLLAPMESNVIPLPHQIHALSRAISGDRVRYLLADEVGLGKTIEAGLVMRELKLRGLVRRILVVSPKGIATQWVAEMQTHFNEQFQLVLGDDIGTLQRLAPGADHRNSAWSMFDQVIVSLDSVKPMDKRRGWTAERVADYNRSRFEDLITAGWDLVVVDEAHRLGGSTDQVARYKLGKGLAEAAPYVLLLSATPHQGKTDAFHRLMNLLDDDAFPDMDSVSRERVAPYVIRTEKRKAIDADGKPLFKPRRTQMAPVAWESRHHLQQLLYEAVTDYVREGYNQALREKKRHIGFLMILMQRLVVSSTRAIRTTLERRLAALKEGEQQANLRLAELENGAEGSENFDELYDMDGQELLDELLKSHVSALQSEGSHVETLLDAAVRCEQAGPDAKAEALIEWIYELQAEENEPDLKVLIFTEFVPTQQMLKEFLEARGISVVTLNGSMDMEERKQAQDAFRKSHRVLVSTDAGGEGLNLQFAHVIINYDIPWNPMRLEQRIGRVDRIGQPKKVRAINFVFEDSVEFRVREVLAQKLSVIFDEFGIDKTGDVLDSAQAGELFEDVFASAILDPDGIETSVDHTVARLRDEIQQVREASAIYGISEEPDVQAAERLRSHPLPHWVERMTVGYLNSHGGAASRKRSWWDLNWPDGQEHRKAVFNAREADRLTDATLLNLENSRVRGLALNLPQIAAGQPLPCVSVSGLPASISGLWGLFEIRLQAGMHQKTQLLRIPMVRRGYVSVFVSEEGKLFLPTARHIWDALQTAEAQVQTTLGQDESIIAHERLQEAAEQAGQELFDALQQAHLASVAREEERGIVSFASRRKAIERVGLPEVRQFRLSRCDADESEWRHELQSARQIVPEIRPLLMLRIIKGGAQ; encoded by the coding sequence GTGCGCGTGCCCCGCTCCGCCTTGCGGCCGCTGAGTGCCGACCTGCAGCCGGAGATCGAGGCCGGACGCATTGCCTATGTGGCCGCCGCAGCCAAGGTGGCCGAGGTGCTCGAAGGTTCCACCAGCGCCACCGACGGCCATGTATTGCTGGCTCCCATGGAGTCCAACGTCATCCCGCTGCCGCACCAGATCCACGCCTTGTCCCGGGCCATCTCCGGCGACCGCGTGCGCTACCTGCTGGCTGACGAGGTGGGCCTCGGCAAGACCATCGAGGCCGGTCTGGTCATGCGCGAGCTCAAGCTGCGCGGGCTGGTTCGGCGAATCCTGGTCGTCTCTCCCAAAGGCATCGCTACCCAGTGGGTGGCGGAAATGCAGACCCACTTCAACGAACAGTTCCAGCTTGTGCTGGGCGACGACATCGGCACACTGCAACGCCTGGCACCTGGCGCGGACCACCGGAACTCAGCCTGGTCGATGTTCGATCAGGTCATCGTTTCCCTGGATTCGGTCAAGCCCATGGACAAGCGGCGCGGTTGGACCGCCGAGCGCGTTGCCGACTACAACCGCAGCCGGTTCGAGGATTTGATTACCGCCGGTTGGGATCTGGTGGTGGTGGACGAAGCGCACCGCCTGGGCGGCAGCACTGATCAGGTCGCCCGCTACAAGCTCGGCAAGGGGCTGGCGGAGGCCGCGCCCTATGTGCTGCTCCTTTCGGCTACGCCCCATCAGGGGAAGACAGATGCCTTCCATCGCCTGATGAACTTGCTGGATGACGACGCCTTTCCGGATATGGACAGCGTCTCCCGTGAGCGGGTGGCCCCGTATGTTATCCGTACCGAGAAGCGCAAGGCCATCGATGCCGACGGCAAGCCACTCTTCAAACCCCGGCGGACGCAGATGGCCCCGGTGGCCTGGGAGAGCCGTCATCACCTGCAGCAACTCCTCTACGAGGCAGTGACCGACTATGTGCGCGAGGGCTACAACCAGGCCCTGCGCGAGAAAAAGCGCCACATCGGCTTCCTGATGATCCTGATGCAGCGTCTGGTGGTCTCCAGCACCCGGGCGATCCGCACTACGCTGGAACGGCGACTTGCCGCACTCAAGGAAGGCGAACAGCAAGCCAACCTGCGCCTGGCGGAGCTGGAAAACGGAGCGGAGGGATCGGAGAACTTCGACGAGCTCTACGACATGGACGGCCAGGAGCTGCTTGACGAGCTGCTGAAATCTCATGTGTCGGCTCTGCAGAGCGAAGGTAGCCATGTGGAGACCCTGCTCGATGCGGCGGTTCGCTGCGAACAGGCTGGACCGGACGCCAAGGCCGAGGCGTTGATCGAGTGGATCTACGAGCTGCAAGCCGAGGAAAACGAGCCGGACCTGAAGGTGTTGATCTTCACAGAGTTCGTGCCGACCCAGCAGATGCTGAAGGAGTTTCTGGAAGCCCGGGGGATCTCGGTGGTCACCCTGAACGGTTCCATGGATATGGAGGAACGCAAGCAGGCCCAGGATGCCTTCCGAAAATCGCACCGCGTGCTGGTTTCCACCGATGCGGGCGGTGAGGGTCTGAACCTTCAGTTCGCCCATGTCATCATCAATTACGACATCCCCTGGAACCCGATGCGACTGGAACAGCGGATCGGCCGCGTGGACCGTATCGGCCAGCCCAAGAAGGTGCGGGCAATCAACTTCGTGTTTGAGGACTCGGTCGAGTTCCGCGTCCGCGAAGTACTGGCGCAGAAGCTCTCGGTGATCTTCGACGAGTTCGGCATCGACAAGACCGGCGACGTACTCGACTCCGCCCAGGCTGGTGAGCTGTTCGAGGATGTGTTCGCCTCGGCCATCCTCGATCCTGACGGTATCGAAACCTCCGTCGATCACACGGTGGCCCGGCTTCGCGATGAGATCCAGCAGGTGCGCGAGGCCTCCGCAATCTACGGCATTTCAGAAGAACCGGATGTGCAGGCGGCTGAACGTCTGCGTTCCCATCCTCTGCCCCATTGGGTGGAGCGGATGACGGTGGGCTATCTCAACTCTCACGGCGGCGCGGCCAGCCGCAAGCGCTCCTGGTGGGATCTGAATTGGCCGGACGGCCAGGAACATCGCAAGGCCGTATTCAACGCCCGGGAAGCGGATCGTCTGACAGACGCGACCTTGCTCAATCTTGAAAACAGCCGTGTCCGTGGGCTCGCCTTGAACCTGCCGCAGATCGCGGCGGGCCAGCCATTGCCTTGCGTAAGCGTGAGCGGTCTGCCAGCCAGCATCTCCGGTCTCTGGGGACTCTTTGAGATCCGCCTTCAGGCCGGAATGCACCAGAAGACACAGCTCCTGCGCATTCCCATGGTGCGGCGCGGCTATGTCAGTGTGTTCGTGAGCGAGGAAGGCAAACTGTTTCTGCCCACGGCCCGGCATATCTGGGATGCGTTGCAGACAGCGGAAGCCCAGGTGCAGACCACCCTCGGCCAGGATGAATCCATCATCGCCCATGAGCGGTTGCAGGAAGCAGCCGAGCAAGCCGGACAGGAACTGTTCGACGCATTACAGCAGGCGCATCTCGCCTCTGTGGCTCGCGAGGAGGAACGCGGCATCGTCTCCTTTGCTTCGCGCCGCAAGGCCATCGAGCGGGTTGGATTGCCGGAGGTACGGCAATTCAGGCTCTCCCGTTGCGATGCGGACGAATCCGAGTGGCGGCACGAACTGCAATCAGCAAGGCAGATCGTGCCGGAAATCCGGCCGCTGCTGATGCTGCGGATCATCAAGGGAGGCGCTCAATGA
- a CDS encoding DNA methyltransferase — MKETSLFDSLLEEPQKPSGPVTCLGITFENDEARRAHFTEELRKKLQDPEFRKIEGFPIGSDEDILNLSDPPYYTACPNPWIADFIAEWEAQKPEQPEGYHYHREPFAADVSEGKNDPIYNAHSYHTKVPHKAIMRYILHYTQPGDIVFDGFCGTGMTGVAGALCGELGSARTPSVKEASIGERKVILSDLSPIASFISSNLLRPVSRSSFAREVARICAELKNEYGHLYSTNHNGWKVRDRKILEHKQYNHRGVQKGNVEFTIYSDAIRCPECSHETTYYEVAVDEANDALFSEIRCPSCDSLVPEGRWETVFTNKYDPVLHEPIKTSKIVPVIINYTVGSTRHEKLVDRDDLAAIEEAEKLLESVSLPKIPMMPGKETQRNIGIGITHIHHFFTTREHLFVALLINKIRAVEDSNIRLLLMFALTSSLPYASRMRRFRADRKGGGPLSGTLYVSSLVTPPHVLRTFERNAKTIGDSLSNAVSPMRGQIVSTQSADCLSNMPDNTIDYIFTDPPFGHNFDYSELNFFWEAFLGVLTNQAPEAIVSSSQKKGVEDYRHLMEACFREYYRVLKPGHWITVEFSNTKAAVWNAIQSALERCGFVVANVASLDKKQHSFKAVMTPTAVKQDLIITAYKPNGGLEERFEQEASTEAGVWDFVRTHLNYLPVIKQHGGLLQMIPERDPRILFDQMVAYYVRKGYPVPISSQEFQIGLAQRFIERDGMYFLPEQVAEYDRKKMTSQQLVQASLFVSDEASAIQWLRQVIKEKPQTYQDVYPIFIKETQRAWNKNESSLELSTLLEQNFLRYDGKGPVPEQIHAYLSTNWKELRNLPKDDPTLVAKARDRWYVPDPNKAGDLEKLREKALLKEFEEYKEVKKKLKIFRLEAVRAGFKKAWQERDYAVIVAVADKIPNNVLEEDPKLLMWYDQAVTRMGGE, encoded by the coding sequence ATGAAAGAAACCAGTTTGTTCGACTCGCTGCTTGAAGAGCCGCAGAAGCCCTCCGGCCCGGTGACTTGTCTCGGCATAACCTTCGAGAATGACGAGGCCCGCCGCGCCCATTTCACCGAGGAGCTGCGCAAGAAGCTCCAGGACCCGGAGTTCCGCAAGATCGAAGGCTTTCCCATTGGCAGCGACGAGGACATCCTGAATCTGAGCGATCCGCCGTACTACACCGCCTGCCCGAACCCATGGATCGCCGACTTCATCGCCGAGTGGGAGGCGCAAAAGCCGGAACAGCCCGAAGGCTATCACTACCACCGGGAACCTTTTGCGGCCGATGTGAGCGAGGGGAAAAACGACCCGATCTACAACGCGCACTCCTACCATACCAAGGTGCCGCACAAGGCCATCATGCGTTACATCCTCCATTACACGCAGCCGGGGGATATCGTGTTCGACGGCTTTTGTGGAACCGGTATGACCGGTGTGGCTGGAGCCTTGTGTGGAGAACTTGGCAGCGCCCGAACCCCATCTGTAAAGGAAGCGTCGATTGGTGAACGAAAAGTTATCCTATCCGACCTCTCACCAATCGCGTCTTTTATTTCAAGCAACCTTTTGAGGCCTGTATCAAGATCTTCTTTTGCGAGAGAAGTGGCTCGTATTTGCGCCGAACTGAAAAATGAATACGGCCACCTCTATTCAACAAATCATAACGGATGGAAGGTTCGGGATAGAAAGATTCTTGAACATAAGCAGTACAACCACAGGGGCGTCCAGAAAGGAAACGTTGAATTTACAATTTACTCCGATGCTATTCGATGCCCAGAGTGCAGCCATGAGACGACCTATTACGAAGTTGCAGTAGATGAGGCAAACGATGCCTTATTCAGTGAGATTCGGTGCCCCTCTTGCGACTCTCTCGTCCCAGAGGGGAGATGGGAAACTGTTTTTACAAATAAGTACGACCCGGTTTTGCATGAGCCAATTAAAACGTCCAAGATTGTTCCCGTAATTATCAATTACACCGTGGGATCTACTAGGCATGAAAAATTGGTTGATCGCGACGACCTGGCTGCAATCGAAGAAGCAGAAAAACTATTAGAGTCAGTTAGCCTCCCAAAGATTCCAATGATGCCTGGTAAAGAAACCCAGCGTAATATTGGAATTGGGATTACGCATATCCATCATTTCTTTACGACTCGCGAGCACCTGTTCGTTGCTCTGCTAATCAATAAGATTCGAGCGGTTGAGGATTCGAACATAAGATTACTGCTTATGTTCGCACTAACATCGTCACTTCCTTATGCGTCTCGCATGCGCAGATTCCGTGCAGATAGAAAAGGTGGCGGGCCGCTTTCCGGGACGCTCTATGTAAGCTCGCTTGTAACTCCCCCACATGTACTGAGGACGTTTGAACGGAACGCTAAAACGATTGGGGATAGCCTATCTAATGCCGTGTCGCCAATGCGTGGTCAGATCGTTTCCACACAGAGCGCTGACTGTCTGAGCAATATGCCAGACAACACCATAGACTACATTTTTACAGATCCTCCTTTTGGCCATAATTTTGATTACTCTGAATTAAATTTCTTCTGGGAAGCTTTCCTTGGAGTTTTAACAAACCAAGCGCCAGAAGCAATTGTCAGCTCATCCCAGAAAAAGGGCGTAGAAGACTATCGACACCTGATGGAAGCTTGTTTCCGTGAATATTATAGGGTGTTGAAACCTGGCCATTGGATTACCGTTGAATTCTCTAACACTAAGGCGGCTGTATGGAATGCCATCCAGTCTGCCCTTGAGAGATGCGGGTTCGTTGTTGCTAACGTCGCAAGCCTGGACAAAAAGCAACATTCTTTTAAAGCGGTTATGACGCCAACCGCAGTCAAGCAAGACCTCATTATTACCGCCTACAAGCCAAACGGCGGCCTCGAAGAAAGATTCGAGCAGGAAGCGTCAACAGAAGCAGGCGTTTGGGACTTTGTCCGGACTCACCTCAATTATCTTCCCGTGATAAAGCAGCATGGCGGACTGTTGCAGATGATTCCGGAAAGAGATCCGCGTATTCTTTTCGATCAGATGGTCGCCTACTACGTCCGAAAGGGCTACCCTGTGCCGATCTCCAGCCAGGAATTCCAGATCGGTCTGGCGCAGCGTTTTATAGAGCGTGACGGCATGTATTTCCTGCCAGAACAGGTAGCGGAATATGACCGAAAAAAAATGACATCTCAGCAGCTTGTGCAGGCTTCTCTTTTTGTATCCGATGAAGCATCAGCTATTCAATGGTTACGGCAAGTAATCAAAGAAAAACCCCAGACATATCAGGATGTTTATCCGATATTCATCAAGGAAACCCAACGGGCTTGGAACAAAAACGAATCATCCCTAGAGCTTTCAACTCTGCTTGAGCAGAACTTTTTACGATACGACGGCAAAGGCCCCGTGCCCGAGCAGATCCACGCCTACCTCTCCACCAACTGGAAAGAGCTGCGCAACCTGCCCAAGGATGATCCGACCCTCGTCGCCAAGGCCCGCGACCGCTGGTACGTGCCCGATCCCAACAAGGCAGGCGACCTGGAGAAACTGCGCGAGAAGGCGCTGCTCAAGGAGTTCGAGGAGTACAAAGAGGTCAAGAAAAAGCTCAAGATCTTCCGCCTGGAGGCTGTTCGCGCCGGATTCAAGAAAGCCTGGCAGGAGCGTGATTACGCCGTCATCGTCGCCGTGGCCGACAAAATTCCCAACAACGTCCTGGAAGAAGATCCCAAGCTGCTCATGTGGTACGACCAGGCAGTAACAAGAATGGGAGGCGAATGA